In Sedimentibacter sp. MB31-C6, one genomic interval encodes:
- the rplD gene encoding 50S ribosomal protein L4 produces the protein MPKVALYDKTGSQIGDMDLNDNIFGVEVNTHVMYEAVKNYLANQRQGTQSAKTRAEVRGGGRKPWRQKGTGRARQGSIRSPQWKGGGVVFAPKPRDYSYKLPKKIKRLALKSALSSKVVDKEIIVVESLELEQAKTKEMVKVLKNLNSGKKTLIVIPDRDEAVVRSAANIHGVKTAYVNTINVYDILNCDTFLITKDAVNKVEEVYA, from the coding sequence ATGCCAAAGGTAGCTCTTTATGATAAAACAGGTAGCCAAATAGGTGATATGGATTTAAATGATAACATATTTGGAGTTGAAGTTAATACACATGTGATGTATGAAGCTGTAAAGAATTATTTAGCTAATCAAAGACAGGGAACTCAATCAGCTAAAACAAGAGCTGAAGTTAGAGGCGGTGGTAGAAAGCCTTGGAGACAAAAAGGAACAGGTCGAGCAAGACAAGGTAGTATTAGATCACCACAATGGAAAGGCGGCGGAGTTGTATTTGCTCCTAAACCAAGAGATTATAGCTACAAACTTCCTAAGAAAATTAAAAGATTGGCTCTTAAATCAGCATTAAGTTCTAAGGTTGTAGATAAAGAAATAATTGTTGTTGAAAGTTTGGAACTAGAACAAGCAAAAACAAAAGAAATGGTTAAGGTATTAAAAAATCTTAACTCTGGTAAAAAAACATTAATAGTTATTCCTGATAGAGATGAAGCTGTTGTAAGATCAGCTGCAAATATTCATGGAGTGAAAACAGCTTATGTAAATACAATTAATGTTTATGACATTTTAAACTGTGATACTTTCTTAATAACAAAGGATGCAGTTAATAAAGTGGAGGAGGTGTACGCATAA
- the rplB gene encoding 50S ribosomal protein L2 produces MGIRKYRPTSPALRQMTVSTFEEITTNEPEKSLLAPLKSKAGRNAYGRITVRHKGGGEKRKYRIIDFKRNKDGVPGKVATIEYDPNRSANIALINYVDGEKRYIIAPHKLTVGDMIVSGPDADIKVGNALPVRNIPVGTMIHNIELKPGKGGQMVRSAGNAAQLMAKEGKYAQVRLPSGEVRMISMDCRATIGQVGNLDYENISIGKAGRKRHMGIRPTVRGSVMNPNDHPHGGGEGRAPIGRPSPVTPWGKPALGYKTRKKNKKSDKMIVKRRNVK; encoded by the coding sequence ATGGGTATTAGAAAATACAGACCAACCTCTCCAGCGTTGAGACAGATGACTGTGTCAACATTTGAAGAAATTACAACTAATGAGCCAGAGAAATCTCTTTTAGCTCCTTTGAAAAGCAAAGCAGGAAGAAATGCTTATGGCAGAATAACAGTACGTCATAAAGGTGGCGGAGAAAAGAGAAAATATAGAATCATAGATTTTAAAAGAAACAAAGATGGAGTACCGGGAAAGGTTGCAACGATTGAGTATGATCCAAATAGAAGCGCAAATATAGCACTTATAAATTATGTTGATGGTGAAAAAAGATACATTATTGCTCCTCATAAGTTAACAGTAGGAGATATGATAGTTTCAGGACCGGATGCAGATATAAAAGTAGGAAATGCACTTCCTGTAAGAAATATACCTGTAGGAACAATGATTCATAACATTGAGCTTAAACCTGGTAAAGGTGGCCAAATGGTAAGATCAGCAGGAAACGCTGCTCAGCTTATGGCTAAGGAAGGTAAATATGCTCAAGTAAGATTACCTAGTGGTGAAGTAAGAATGATAAGCATGGATTGCAGAGCAACAATCGGTCAAGTAGGTAATTTGGATTATGAAAATATATCTATAGGTAAAGCTGGTAGGAAAAGACACATGGGAATCAGACCTACAGTAAGAGGTAGTGTAATGAATCCTAACGATCACCCTCACGGTGGTGGAGAAGGAAGGGCTCCTATAGGAAGACCTTCACCAGTAACTCCTTGGGGAAAACCAGCACTTGGATACAAAACTCGTAAGAAAAATAAGAAATCTGATAAGATGATTGTAAAGAGAAGAAACGTAAAATAA
- a CDS encoding type Z 30S ribosomal protein S14 yields the protein MAKTSLKVKQQRKQKYSTREYSRCKICGRPHAYLRKFGICRICFRELAYKGQIPGVKKASW from the coding sequence ATGGCAAAAACATCTCTAAAAGTAAAACAACAGAGAAAACAAAAGTATTCAACTAGAGAATACTCAAGATGCAAAATTTGTGGAAGACCTCATGCTTATTTAAGGAAATTCGGTATATGCCGTATATGCTTTAGAGAACTGGCTTATAAAGGTCAAATACCTGGGGTTAAAAAGGCTAGTTGGTAA
- the rpsC gene encoding 30S ribosomal protein S3, translating into MGQKVNPHGLRVGVIKDWDSKWYADKKNFSLNLSEDYKIREYIKETFFQAGIAKIEIERFASRIKVSVFTAKPGMIIGKGGSGVEQLKKHVEELTGKTVIINVEEVKVPELNGQLVAENIASQLEKRISFRRAMKQSMQRTMKMGAVGIKTSASGRLNGADMARTEGYNDGKIPLHTLRADISYGFAEANTTFGKVGIKVWICRGEILKKSGSLLSDNQEPTKAPRDSRDNRKKRRPNNNFKRDKK; encoded by the coding sequence ATGGGTCAGAAGGTAAATCCTCATGGACTTAGAGTTGGCGTTATTAAGGATTGGGACTCTAAGTGGTATGCAGACAAAAAGAATTTTAGTTTAAATTTGTCTGAAGACTATAAAATCCGTGAATATATAAAAGAAACATTTTTCCAAGCAGGAATTGCAAAAATAGAAATCGAAAGATTTGCCAGCAGAATTAAGGTAAGTGTGTTTACTGCTAAACCAGGTATGATTATAGGAAAAGGCGGATCTGGAGTTGAACAATTAAAAAAACATGTTGAAGAGTTAACTGGTAAAACAGTTATAATAAATGTTGAAGAAGTAAAGGTTCCTGAATTGAATGGTCAATTGGTTGCAGAAAATATAGCTAGTCAGTTAGAAAAGCGTATTTCATTCAGAAGAGCAATGAAGCAATCAATGCAAAGAACAATGAAAATGGGAGCTGTAGGAATTAAAACATCAGCATCAGGAAGATTAAATGGTGCAGATATGGCTAGGACAGAAGGTTATAATGATGGTAAAATCCCTCTTCATACTTTAAGAGCCGATATTAGTTATGGCTTTGCAGAAGCTAATACTACTTTTGGAAAAGTTGGTATTAAAGTTTGGATATGTAGAGGAGAAATATTGAAAAAATCAGGTTCTTTATTATCTGACAACCAAGAACCAACAAAGGCACCAAGAGATAGTAGAGATAATAGAAAAAAAAGAAGACCAAATAACAACTTTAAAAGAGATAAAAAGTAA
- the secY gene encoding preprotein translocase subunit SecY, with the protein MFETLKNAWKIPDLRKKIIFTLMMMLVYRLGAVIPVPGIDRSVIDSMFSGGTGGLLDFFDLMSGGAFKDFTIFALNIYPYITSSIILQLLSIAIPKLEEIFKREDGKKKMAQWTRYITVVLALIQATAYSVGFFNSAIIDQSFLSIMTVIIVLTAGTAFLMWLGELITEKGVGNGISLIIFTGIISRYPVDVGTVVYKLGAGSVNIIEVLLFLVFAFVIVVGVIAIQQGERKVPVQYAKRVVGRKMYGGQSTHIPMKVLMAGVMPVIFSSTLLAIPQTLAFFFPGMAEGVQKYFSVAGSPGVYIYTILNILLIIFFTYFYTAVQFNPFEYSNTLKENGGFIPGIRPGRSTAEYLNKVLNRITIAGAIALAVIATIPTLIFSFTNLQINFGGTSLLIVVGVALETMKQIEAQMLMRHYKGFLK; encoded by the coding sequence TTGTTTGAAACTTTAAAAAATGCATGGAAGATACCTGATTTAAGAAAAAAAATAATATTCACACTTATGATGATGTTAGTTTACAGACTGGGTGCTGTTATACCTGTACCAGGTATTGACAGAAGTGTAATTGACTCAATGTTCTCTGGCGGTACAGGTGGATTGTTAGATTTCTTTGACTTAATGTCAGGGGGAGCTTTTAAAGATTTTACTATATTTGCATTGAACATTTATCCATATATCACTTCATCAATTATACTTCAGCTTTTGTCGATTGCAATTCCAAAACTTGAAGAAATATTTAAGCGTGAAGATGGAAAGAAAAAAATGGCTCAATGGACTAGATATATTACAGTTGTCTTAGCATTGATTCAAGCTACAGCTTATAGTGTTGGATTTTTTAATTCAGCTATAATAGATCAAAGCTTTTTATCAATTATGACTGTTATAATTGTACTTACAGCAGGAACAGCATTTTTGATGTGGCTAGGTGAGTTAATAACTGAAAAAGGTGTCGGTAACGGTATATCATTAATTATATTTACTGGTATAATCTCAAGATACCCAGTTGATGTAGGAACTGTAGTTTATAAATTAGGAGCTGGATCGGTTAATATTATAGAAGTATTACTTTTCTTAGTATTTGCATTTGTAATAGTTGTTGGAGTTATCGCAATTCAACAAGGTGAAAGAAAAGTTCCAGTGCAGTATGCAAAAAGAGTTGTAGGAAGAAAAATGTACGGTGGACAAAGCACACATATTCCAATGAAGGTGTTAATGGCTGGAGTTATGCCAGTAATATTCTCATCAACCTTGTTAGCAATTCCACAAACATTAGCTTTCTTTTTTCCAGGCATGGCTGAGGGTGTACAAAAGTACTTTTCAGTAGCAGGAAGCCCGGGAGTATATATTTATACAATATTAAATATTTTATTGATAATATTCTTCACATATTTCTACACAGCGGTACAATTCAATCCTTTTGAGTATTCGAATACGCTGAAAGAAAATGGTGGTTTCATACCTGGAATAAGACCAGGAAGGTCAACAGCAGAATATTTAAATAAAGTATTAAACAGAATAACAATAGCAGGAGCTATAGCACTTGCAGTAATAGCGACAATACCAACCTTGATATTTTCATTTACGAATTTACAGATTAACTTTGGCGGAACGTCACTGTTGATTGTAGTAGGTGTTGCTCTTGAAACAATGAAGCAGATAGAAGCTCAAATGTTGATGAGACACTATAAAGGATTCTTGAAATAA
- the rpmD gene encoding 50S ribosomal protein L30, with the protein MATIKIKQIRSIISKTPNQIKNIKALGLKRIGHVVEKEDSPQIRGMIRKVEHMVEVIEE; encoded by the coding sequence ATGGCAACAATTAAAATAAAACAAATAAGAAGCATAATTTCAAAAACACCAAATCAAATAAAGAATATTAAAGCTTTAGGTTTGAAAAGAATAGGCCATGTTGTAGAAAAAGAAGATTCTCCTCAAATTAGAGGAATGATTAGAAAAGTTGAACACATGGTTGAGGTAATAGAAGAATAA
- the rplO gene encoding 50S ribosomal protein L15 produces the protein MKLHELKPNPGSVKNRKRLGRGTATGQGKTAGRGMNGQKSRSGGGVRPGFEGGQMPLYRRLPKRGFTNIFGTHYSEINVETLNKFEDGTEITPEILKSEGIIKKQLDGVKVLGNGELAKKLTVKAHKFSKSAVEKIEAAGGKVEVI, from the coding sequence ATGAAACTTCATGAATTAAAGCCTAATCCTGGTAGTGTAAAAAATAGAAAAAGATTAGGAAGAGGAACAGCAACTGGACAGGGAAAAACTGCTGGTAGAGGAATGAACGGACAAAAATCTCGTTCAGGCGGCGGAGTAAGACCTGGTTTTGAAGGTGGACAAATGCCTCTTTACAGGAGACTTCCAAAGAGAGGATTTACAAATATTTTTGGAACTCATTATTCTGAAATTAATGTTGAAACATTAAACAAGTTTGAGGATGGTACTGAGATTACTCCTGAAATTCTTAAATCAGAAGGTATAATTAAAAAACAACTTGACGGCGTTAAAGTTTTGGGCAACGGTGAACTTGCTAAAAAGCTTACAGTAAAAGCTCATAAATTCAGCAAATCTGCAGTAGAAAAGATTGAAGCTGCCGGTGGAAAAGTTGAGGTGATTTAA
- the rplP gene encoding 50S ribosomal protein L16, with protein MLMPKRVKRRKVQRGRMTGVATRGNTVTYGEYGLQAQEPAWITSNQIEAARRAMTRYVKRGGQIWIKIFPDKPVTKKPAETRMGKGKGSPEYWVAVVKPGRVLFEMSGVSEEVAREAMRLAMHKLPIKCKFITKDQAVEKDGEANES; from the coding sequence ATGTTAATGCCTAAAAGAGTAAAACGCCGTAAGGTTCAAAGAGGAAGAATGACAGGAGTAGCAACAAGAGGTAATACTGTTACTTATGGCGAATATGGGCTTCAAGCACAAGAACCAGCTTGGATAACATCAAATCAAATTGAAGCTGCCAGAAGAGCAATGACAAGATATGTTAAAAGAGGCGGTCAAATTTGGATTAAAATATTCCCAGATAAACCAGTAACAAAAAAACCAGCCGAAACTCGTATGGGTAAGGGAAAGGGATCGCCTGAATACTGGGTAGCAGTCGTAAAACCAGGCAGAGTATTATTCGAAATGTCAGGGGTTTCTGAAGAAGTTGCGAGAGAAGCAATGAGACTTGCCATGCATAAATTGCCTATTAAGTGCAAATTTATCACCAAAGACCAGGCAGTAGAAAAGGATGGTGAAGCAAATGAAAGCTAA
- the rplX gene encoding 50S ribosomal protein L24 — protein MHVKKGDKVVVIAGSDKGKTGKILSSLPKLNRVIVEGVNMVTKHQKATREMQQAGILHREGAIDASNVMIYCDKCKSGVRTEIKINNGKKVRACKKCGQLFE, from the coding sequence ATGCACGTTAAGAAAGGCGATAAAGTAGTAGTTATAGCAGGTAGTGATAAAGGTAAAACAGGAAAAATACTTTCTAGTTTACCAAAGCTAAATAGAGTAATCGTTGAAGGCGTGAATATGGTTACTAAGCATCAAAAAGCTACTAGAGAGATGCAACAAGCAGGAATATTGCATCGTGAAGGCGCTATAGATGCTTCAAATGTTATGATATACTGCGACAAATGCAAATCAGGCGTTAGAACTGAAATTAAAATAAATAATGGTAAAAAAGTTAGAGCATGTAAGAAGTGCGGTCAATTGTTTGAATAA
- the rplR gene encoding 50S ribosomal protein L18, translating into MLNKKDKNQTRLKRHYRMRKNIVGTPDRPRLNVYRSSKHIYAQVIDDATGITLVSASTQEKELKDKVAELTKSDAAKLIGKTVGERAKEKGIDTVIFDRGGYLYHGRVKLLADGARESGLEF; encoded by the coding sequence GTGCTTAATAAAAAAGATAAAAATCAAACTAGATTAAAAAGACACTATAGAATGAGAAAAAATATCGTAGGAACTCCTGATAGACCAAGATTAAATGTTTATAGAAGCTCTAAGCACATATACGCTCAAGTAATTGATGACGCTACAGGAATAACTCTTGTTTCAGCATCGACACAAGAAAAAGAGTTGAAAGATAAAGTGGCTGAGCTTACTAAATCTGATGCAGCTAAATTAATTGGCAAGACAGTAGGAGAAAGAGCGAAGGAAAAAGGTATAGATACAGTTATTTTTGATAGAGGCGGTTATTTATATCACGGCAGGGTTAAATTACTTGCTGATGGAGCAAGAGAAAGCGGACTTGAATTTTAA
- the rpsS gene encoding 30S ribosomal protein S19, whose translation MGRSLKKGPYCEPSLLKKIVDMNEANSKKVLKTWSRRSTIFPEMVGHTLAIHDGRKHVPVYITEDMVGHKLGEFAPTRTYRGHDKTDKSSRVK comes from the coding sequence ATGGGTAGATCATTAAAGAAGGGGCCTTATTGTGAGCCAAGTCTTCTGAAAAAGATCGTGGATATGAATGAAGCTAATAGTAAAAAGGTTTTAAAAACTTGGTCAAGAAGATCAACAATATTCCCCGAAATGGTAGGCCACACATTAGCTATACATGATGGCAGAAAGCACGTTCCTGTATATATAACAGAAGATATGGTTGGACACAAATTAGGTGAATTTGCTCCAACAAGAACTTATAGAGGACACGATAAGACTGATAAATCTTCAAGAGTTAAGTAA
- the rplF gene encoding 50S ribosomal protein L6: MSRIGVKPVNIPANVEVKIDKNNYAVVKGPKGQLEQQLPKSMIIEVQGTEIIVSRPSEVKEHKSLHGLTRTLINNMVIGVNEGYQKTLEIVGVGYRAQKQGNKLLLNLGFSHPVEMEDPKGIETTVEGTNKITIKGIDKQQVGNYAAVIRDWRRPEPYKGKGIKYSDEVVRRKAGKTGK; this comes from the coding sequence ATGTCAAGAATAGGTGTAAAACCTGTAAATATACCTGCTAATGTTGAAGTGAAAATTGATAAAAACAATTACGCAGTTGTTAAAGGACCGAAAGGACAGCTTGAACAACAGTTACCAAAGTCAATGATAATAGAAGTTCAAGGAACAGAAATCATTGTTTCAAGACCATCAGAAGTTAAAGAACATAAATCACTTCATGGTTTAACAAGAACTCTCATTAATAACATGGTAATAGGTGTAAATGAAGGATATCAAAAAACACTTGAGATTGTAGGTGTTGGATATAGGGCACAAAAACAAGGAAATAAATTATTATTAAATTTAGGTTTTTCTCATCCTGTTGAAATGGAAGATCCAAAAGGAATTGAAACAACAGTTGAGGGAACAAATAAGATAACAATTAAGGGAATAGATAAACAACAAGTAGGTAATTATGCAGCAGTAATTAGAGATTGGAGAAGACCTGAACCTTATAAAGGAAAAGGAATCAAATATTCTGATGAAGTTGTAAGACGTAAAGCAGGTAAAACTGGTAAATAA
- the rpsE gene encoding 30S ribosomal protein S5: MERGRIDASQLDLKEKVISINRVTKVVKGGRNFRFSVLVVVGDENGHVGIGMAKAIEIPDAIKKAIQDAKKRMIEVPLINTTVPHEIIGRYGAGRVLVKPAKEGTGIIAGGPVRSVLELAGIKDIRTKSLGSNNPRNVVNATIEALRSLKKPEDVARVRGKSVEEILG; the protein is encoded by the coding sequence ATGGAGCGTGGACGTATAGATGCAAGCCAACTGGATTTGAAAGAAAAAGTTATTAGCATCAACCGTGTTACTAAAGTTGTAAAAGGTGGTAGAAACTTTAGATTTAGTGTGTTGGTTGTTGTTGGTGATGAAAATGGCCATGTAGGAATTGGTATGGCAAAGGCTATAGAAATTCCTGATGCTATTAAAAAGGCAATCCAAGATGCTAAAAAAAGAATGATTGAAGTACCACTGATTAACACAACAGTACCACATGAAATAATTGGCAGATATGGTGCAGGCAGAGTTCTTGTAAAACCAGCAAAAGAAGGTACTGGTATTATAGCTGGTGGTCCTGTTCGTTCAGTATTAGAACTTGCAGGAATTAAAGACATAAGAACTAAATCATTGGGTTCAAATAACCCTAGAAATGTTGTTAATGCAACAATTGAAGCCTTAAGATCCCTTAAAAAACCTGAGGATGTAGCTAGAGTTAGAGGGAAATCAGTGGAAGAAATTTTAGGTTAA
- the rplW gene encoding 50S ribosomal protein L23 translates to MRDPHDVIIRPIVTEASMDAMADKKYTFVVDKRSNKTEIKNAVEQVFGVKVAQVNTMNMLGKKKRMGANIGKRADWKKAIVTLTEDSKTIEYFEGI, encoded by the coding sequence ATGCGCGATCCACACGATGTAATAATAAGACCAATAGTAACAGAAGCCAGCATGGATGCAATGGCAGATAAGAAGTATACTTTTGTTGTTGATAAAAGGTCTAATAAAACAGAAATTAAAAATGCAGTGGAACAGGTTTTTGGCGTTAAAGTTGCGCAAGTTAACACTATGAATATGCTCGGAAAGAAAAAAAGAATGGGCGCTAATATAGGTAAAAGAGCTGATTGGAAAAAAGCTATAGTGACTTTGACTGAAGATAGTAAAACAATAGAATATTTTGAAGGAATTTAA
- the rpsQ gene encoding 30S ribosomal protein S17, protein MERGNRKVIVGKVVSDKMDKTIVVATERLVAHPLYKKQIKTTNKYKAHDENNQCKIGDTVKIMETRPLSKDKRWRLVEILEEAK, encoded by the coding sequence TTGGAAAGAGGCAACAGAAAAGTAATAGTAGGAAAAGTAGTTAGCGATAAAATGGATAAGACTATAGTAGTTGCTACCGAAAGGCTTGTAGCACATCCTCTTTATAAGAAACAAATAAAAACGACCAATAAATATAAAGCACATGATGAAAACAACCAATGCAAAATTGGCGATACAGTAAAAATAATGGAGACTAGACCATTATCTAAAGATAAAAGATGGAGATTGGTTGAAATACTTGAGGAAGCTAAATAA
- the rplV gene encoding 50S ribosomal protein L22: MEARAVAKYIRVSPRKMRFVCDMVRGKNVDEALTILKFHQSKGARILEKVVKSATANAENNFELDRDKLYVSQAYANQGPTLKRWRPRAKGSAYKILKRSSHVGAVVKERE; encoded by the coding sequence ATGGAAGCTAGGGCAGTTGCTAAATATATAAGAGTATCACCTAGAAAAATGAGATTCGTATGTGATATGGTAAGAGGTAAAAATGTTGATGAAGCATTAACTATTTTAAAATTCCATCAAAGCAAAGGAGCTAGAATTTTAGAAAAGGTAGTTAAATCAGCTACAGCTAATGCAGAAAACAACTTTGAACTAGATAGAGATAAATTATATGTTTCACAAGCTTATGCTAATCAAGGACCAACTTTAAAAAGATGGAGACCTAGAGCAAAAGGTTCAGCATATAAAATCTTGAAAAGAAGCAGCCACGTAGGTGCAGTAGTTAAAGAAAGAGAATAG
- the rplE gene encoding 50S ribosomal protein L5 has protein sequence MARLKETYKDQVVPALMEKFQYESIMQAPKIEKIVINMGVGEAKENQKFLDNAVEEMTIIAGQKPVVTKARKSISNFKLREGMAVGCKVTLRGNHMYEFFDKLVNVALPRVRDFRGVSKTAFDGRGNYALGIKEQLIFPEINYDKIDKIRGMDVIITTTANTDEEARELLKLLGMPFSK, from the coding sequence ATGGCTAGACTAAAAGAGACATATAAAGATCAAGTAGTGCCGGCGCTTATGGAAAAGTTCCAATATGAAAGCATTATGCAGGCACCTAAAATAGAAAAGATAGTAATAAATATGGGCGTTGGTGAGGCTAAAGAAAATCAAAAGTTTTTAGACAACGCTGTAGAAGAAATGACAATTATTGCAGGACAAAAACCTGTTGTTACAAAAGCCAGAAAATCAATATCTAACTTTAAACTTAGAGAAGGTATGGCAGTAGGATGTAAGGTAACCTTAAGAGGAAACCACATGTACGAATTCTTTGATAAGTTGGTTAATGTTGCTTTACCAAGAGTTAGAGACTTTAGAGGAGTTTCAAAAACAGCTTTTGATGGCAGGGGAAACTATGCTTTAGGAATAAAGGAACAGTTGATTTTTCCTGAAATAAATTATGATAAAATCGATAAAATAAGAGGTATGGATGTAATTATAACAACAACAGCTAATACTGACGAAGAAGCTCGTGAGCTTTTGAAATTATTAGGAATGCCTTTTAGTAAGTAA
- the rplN gene encoding 50S ribosomal protein L14, translating into MIQTESRLRVADNSGAKEVLVIKVLGGSGRKYGNVGDIIVCAVKTATPGGVVKKGDVVKAVIVRTKFGVRRNDGTYIKFDENAAVIIKDDKTPVGTRIFGPITRELRDGKFMKIISLAPEVL; encoded by the coding sequence ATGATACAAACAGAATCAAGGTTAAGAGTAGCAGATAATTCTGGAGCTAAGGAAGTCCTTGTAATAAAAGTATTAGGCGGTTCTGGGAGAAAATACGGAAACGTTGGAGATATAATTGTATGTGCGGTTAAAACTGCAACACCTGGTGGAGTTGTTAAGAAAGGTGATGTTGTTAAAGCAGTAATTGTAAGAACTAAGTTTGGCGTTAGAAGAAATGATGGCACATATATTAAGTTTGATGAGAATGCTGCTGTAATTATTAAGGATGATAAAACACCTGTAGGAACTCGTATATTTGGTCCTATAACAAGAGAGTTGAGAGATGGAAAGTTTATGAAAATAATCTCACTAGCACCGGAAGTACTTTAA
- the rpsH gene encoding 30S ribosomal protein S8, with protein MVMTDPIADMLTRIRNANHSKHEFVDIPASKIKKEIANILVEEGYIKGFDVIDDGKQGVVRVELKYQQNKERVITGIKRISKPGLRVYVGKNETPKVLGGLGIAILSTSQGIVTDKKARTQGVGGEVICYVW; from the coding sequence ATGGTAATGACAGATCCTATCGCAGATATGTTAACTAGAATAAGAAATGCAAATCATTCAAAACACGAATTTGTAGATATACCAGCTTCTAAGATAAAGAAAGAGATAGCAAATATCTTAGTAGAAGAAGGTTATATAAAGGGCTTTGATGTTATAGATGATGGAAAGCAAGGCGTTGTAAGAGTAGAGCTTAAATATCAGCAAAATAAAGAAAGAGTTATAACTGGAATTAAGAGAATATCTAAACCTGGTCTTAGAGTTTATGTTGGAAAAAATGAAACTCCAAAAGTATTAGGTGGATTAGGAATAGCTATACTTTCCACATCACAAGGAATTGTAACAGATAAAAAAGCAAGAACACAGGGAGTTGGCGGAGAAGTAATCTGCTACGTATGGTAA
- the rpmC gene encoding 50S ribosomal protein L29, producing MKAKDLRNKSVDELNKSVLDLKTELFNLRFQLATGELDNPMRINKVKKDIARVKTVLRERELNINAE from the coding sequence ATGAAAGCTAAAGATTTAAGAAATAAATCAGTTGATGAGTTGAACAAATCAGTTTTAGATTTAAAAACAGAACTTTTTAATCTAAGATTTCAACTTGCAACAGGTGAGCTTGATAATCCAATGAGAATTAATAAAGTAAAGAAAGATATTGCACGTGTAAAAACAGTTCTAAGAGAACGTGAGTTAAACATAAATGCAGAGTAG